The DNA sequence AATTTCTTAAGCAATAAAAAATGATATTTAAATATGTAAATTTAAATATCATTTTTATACAATTAATTTTTTATAAATTCTATTATAAATACTACTGAATTTTTCCCATTTTTTATATTATATTTAAAACCATGTTCTCTTAAAATTTGACTTACGATATATAATCCTAAACCACTACCTCCAGTTTTTCTATTTCTAGATTTTTCTACCCTATAAAATGGTTTAAATAGTTTTTCTTTATGTTTTTCATCTATACTTACTCCAGTATTTTCAATTTCTAAAATAGGATTTTCTTTTTTATATAATTTAATATTCAAATTAGCATTCTCTGGAGAATATTTAATAGCATTATTAATTATATTATTTATAGCCTTTGCTATTCTTTCTTCATCAGCTCTTATAGTTATATTTTCATCCATTTTTACTTCTAAAATTATATCTTTCCCCTCAATCAAATCTATTTGTCTTTTTATTAACCTATTTATTAAGTAAGTTAGATTTATATCTGTAACTTCTGATTTTTTCTCTAATATTTCAAATTTTGAAATTTGTATCATTTCTTCTACTAAATTTTTTAGTTCTTGTGTAGAATCATACGATTTTTTTAAATAGGTATCTCTATCCTTATATTTTCCTATATTATAAATCATTCCTTCTAATTGCCCACTTATTATAGTAATTGGAGTCTTTAATTCATGAGAAATAGTTGCTATAAATTCTTTTCTCTTGGCTTCTTGCATTCTTTCATTTTCGATTATATTTATAAGTGGCTTAGTAACCCACTTTGAAAAAACATATGATGCAATAATGGAAAGAACTATTGCAACCCCCAAAATTATAGGCATCAAATCAAGTATAACGGTAGTCGCTTCATCTATAGGTTGAAGTGGCATACTTATATCAAGAAAATACGGTGATATACTATCTTTAGTATATATAACCATAGTTTTCTTAAAATCCTTGTATGAATACCCCACACTATTTGCATAAGGTAGAAACATAAGCTCTCTATTTCCAAATTCCACCTTACCACTAACATCTCTTAATAAAATCCCTAGATTTTCTTTTTGTGATAAATCACTTAAACTTTCTTTTAAATTATGTAAATTACTAGTCCTAGATTTAGCAGATATAATAGATAATCTATTATCTAACGATTTTATCTTATACCTTTGGTAATAAGATGGAAGTAAAAAATATAAGATTAGATATACAGTCAAAACTAAACCTATTGATAATGTAGTTATTATTACAAAGATCTTTCTATTTATAGGTAAGTATTCCCACTTTTCTCTAATTTTTATCAAGACTATAACCAATCCCTTTCACAGTTTTTATGTATGGTAATTCAA is a window from the Paraclostridium sordellii genome containing:
- a CDS encoding sensor histidine kinase, whose amino-acid sequence is MIKIREKWEYLPINRKIFVIITTLSIGLVLTVYLILYFLLPSYYQRYKIKSLDNRLSIISAKSRTSNLHNLKESLSDLSQKENLGILLRDVSGKVEFGNRELMFLPYANSVGYSYKDFKKTMVIYTKDSISPYFLDISMPLQPIDEATTVILDLMPIILGVAIVLSIIASYVFSKWVTKPLINIIENERMQEAKRKEFIATISHELKTPITIISGQLEGMIYNIGKYKDRDTYLKKSYDSTQELKNLVEEMIQISKFEILEKKSEVTDINLTYLINRLIKRQIDLIEGKDIILEVKMDENITIRADEERIAKAINNIINNAIKYSPENANLNIKLYKKENPILEIENTGVSIDEKHKEKLFKPFYRVEKSRNRKTGGSGLGLYIVSQILREHGFKYNIKNGKNSVVFIIEFIKN